The sequence tattggaaactttagagaatttgcaataatggctccgtaataatcaaaagagaaagtaaacaaagagaggctctcatttgcagttaggcccttttgttttgaattgttgccaaaattacggatgagatgtcgtcactctggttataggcactctaattttTCCTATCATAgttaataaaaaatctgtaaatatggctacactgtagccgatacgttggtatttattccacagggcgaaaatgacgagaaggattattcggaaggaagaataagaagccagttgtcaggtcttgtcttagcgaAATACTAGCTTGCAATAACAATATTGTAATCATTGGTCAAATTCATACTGTTGAAGGCATTCTATCATGGGGACGGACGATGTTACTAAAAGTGAGAAAATACGCGATGGATTCCAAATGTAATAATTTGAATGAGGtttaattgactttgaagattcATTCATAATATTGTTTAATTGAATCAAAACAGTAATTGGCTGATACTCCGGGATGCTGATACCGGTAAAATAATATGGCAGGAAAATAAGGATTTCTCCAGTTCCGATGTTGAGCATGAAGCTCGAGTACCGAtaaaaattttggatttaagaGCAGTTTCGAGAGAAATCAATTTCAGTACGGTAGAATCGATGGAGAATTTCCGATTAGATCAGAAGGTGGGTATGGATAGAAATGTAATTAGAGGTCACGAAAGTTTTTATTGACGTTTCTAATTAGCTCTTCATTGGAGATTTTTTATTGAACTAAGCAGATCGAAAAAAAGTTAATCGTTTTGTTTCATTGGCCTTTATTTGTGCAGGTTCTCTTCAAGGGGCGCATTATGGAGGAATGGTTCTTTGAAATGGGTTGGGTAAGTCCAAACACTACCAACACATGGCAATCAACAATTGAAGCTGCGCCAGAGTCACAAATGATGCCTGCTAAGGTGCTGAACGGAAACGTGACTATAGAAACTAGCTTTTTTGATGGTGAAACGCTGATCAGTAAATCGGTCGTGCGGTTGTATTATGTCTAAAAGTAagattttacataatttttcaGGGACTACATTAATGTAATCTATGAAGGCATTTAATCTATACGTTCGAATTGAACTAATTATTGGTGACATTTATACTAAAATAGTATTtgtttttacatttcgtcttcgattcaccAGTGCGTTAAGAGTGTATGTTGAACAGATAACGCCATCTAATGATTCGACGTAAACCTCGAAACAGGCGTAAATAAAATACTATTTGCTATTGCACCGgagtctaaactgacgtctcgaacgaaacaagtattCAATACTAAAATAGTATGCTATTTATCCCAATTGAAATAATTGCTGCTTAAAGTCGGGATAGTGAACAATAATAAGTGTTTTATTTGACTTTGCAAGCACGTTTGCTTTTATTATGTTGATTCACGCCTAAGTGTTCCAAATTTGTAGTTTtaatgacaattttaaataagcATTTATCAACCGGAAATAAGAAATGTAAAATCTGGCTAGAAGCTTTAGCCGGACGCCATCGTTGACTTACCAAAAAATAATTAGGTATCTTCAAGGGATCGTATTTAACGTACAGACAGTTGTATATAGCAAGTAAAATAAATCAGTGTGTTATAAAATATATACT comes from Malaya genurostris strain Urasoe2022 chromosome 3, Malgen_1.1, whole genome shotgun sequence and encodes:
- the LOC131437392 gene encoding probable cGMP 3',5'-cyclic phosphodiesterase subunit delta; its protein translation is MGTDDVTKSEKIRDGFQINWLILRDADTGKIIWQENKDFSSSDVEHEARVPIKILDLRAVSREINFSTVESMENFRLDQKVLFKGRIMEEWFFEMGWVSPNTTNTWQSTIEAAPESQMMPAKVLNGNVTIETSFFDGETLISKSVVRLYYV